One genomic window of Methanosarcina acetivorans C2A includes the following:
- a CDS encoding fasciclin domain-containing protein, with product MLLLSAATCTGSAQDDGTTTILDLIGENGNFTIISGFFNNSSLNTTLAGEEPYTVFVPTDAAFENVSRTTLEGLKEDPAALEQVLLYHVTNGTLMAEDLVNVSNVTTLQGSDLPVNATEEGVFVGDAKVIVPDINASNGVVHAIDAVLIPPEEKGQNLTVLYNDTVNLTEGNVVFRPDTVNNYTIDNLTDFGALYATGLNFNAALAQNMTGNVTNMTNVSFVLKSMEGVENNNTTGERWFIYINGEPAEENLGLNPVSAGDKLSFWYTTEAGGEASATYVANITIAVEEGMEPEPEQNFTVLYNDTVNLAEGNFTFMPANATQPYTIGNLTDFGALYATGLDLNVSLMQNMTEGNMTGNATENMTGNATENMTDGNMTGNATENMTGNATENMTDGNMTGNATENMTGNATENMTDGNMTGNATENMTDGNATENMTEGNMTGNVTENMTDNMTNVSFVLEGIEGIENNNTTGEMWFLCINGEPAEADFGMNPVSAGDNLSFWYTTEEGGEAAIENATYVVNITVNEMMARETIIQAAQNQTRLTTFVNATKAANLTQALNETGPFTVFVPSNEAFDQLPAQTRDQLMNNTTLLRKVLSYHVASGEYTREQLASMDAVDNIQGGTLDINMVGDNITIQNSTIEQIIIVKNGVIYIIDKVIIPPDSGIPSDGNQTDGNQTDGNQTDGNQTDGNQTDGNLTDGNQTEDLGGDWYFFSVPFEANNTSVDYLLSDVNYSSLIYYNASTKLFEDVSNIEPLKGYWINVPNGTEFNAEDQFASVEKKLVTVPPSLQTYQGWNALGSPVNETVSAQTAFASINDTYAKVVGPWVPGNNTTGYYQYVAYNDLNGTLEENQLGADELEVEPYQGYWVFVKEESLYA from the coding sequence TTGCTATTATTAAGCGCAGCTACCTGTACCGGTTCGGCACAGGATGACGGGACAACCACCATACTGGACTTGATAGGGGAAAATGGAAATTTCACTATCATCTCAGGTTTCTTCAATAACAGCAGCCTCAATACTACCCTTGCCGGGGAAGAACCTTATACGGTGTTTGTTCCGACGGACGCCGCTTTTGAGAATGTGTCGAGAACCACACTTGAGGGCCTAAAAGAAGACCCTGCCGCCCTTGAACAGGTGCTTCTTTATCACGTCACAAACGGGACTCTGATGGCAGAAGACCTGGTTAACGTAAGCAACGTCACAACCCTTCAGGGAAGCGACCTGCCTGTCAATGCCACTGAAGAAGGGGTATTCGTAGGAGACGCAAAGGTCATAGTTCCAGACATCAATGCCAGCAACGGAGTAGTTCATGCAATAGATGCAGTACTTATCCCGCCTGAAGAAAAGGGACAAAATCTGACAGTACTCTATAACGATACTGTAAACCTGACTGAAGGAAATGTCGTGTTCAGGCCGGATACTGTCAATAATTATACAATAGACAATCTCACAGACTTCGGAGCTCTATATGCAACGGGACTCAACTTTAACGCTGCCTTAGCACAGAACATGACCGGAAATGTGACTAACATGACCAACGTGTCATTTGTGCTTAAGAGCATGGAAGGGGTCGAGAACAATAACACTACCGGAGAGAGGTGGTTTATCTACATCAACGGCGAACCGGCTGAAGAAAACTTAGGACTGAACCCTGTAAGTGCCGGGGATAAACTCAGCTTCTGGTATACAACAGAAGCTGGTGGAGAAGCCAGTGCAACCTATGTAGCTAACATTACCATCGCTGTAGAAGAAGGGATGGAACCTGAGCCGGAACAAAACTTTACAGTACTCTATAATGATACCGTGAACCTGGCTGAAGGAAACTTCACCTTCATGCCGGCAAATGCCACTCAGCCCTATACAATAGGCAACCTCACGGACTTCGGAGCTCTATATGCAACGGGACTCGATTTGAACGTGTCTTTAATGCAGAACATGACTGAAGGAAACATGACCGGAAATGCAACCGAAAACATGACCGGAAATGCAACCGAAAACATGACTGATGGAAACATGACCGGAAATGCAACCGAAAACATGACCGGAAATGCAACCGAAAACATGACTGATGGAAACATGACCGGAAATGCAACCGAAAACATGACCGGAAATGCAACCGAAAACATGACTGATGGAAACATGACCGGAAATGCAACCGAAAACATGACTGACGGAAATGCAACCGAAAACATGACTGAAGGAAACATGACCGGAAATGTAACCGAAAACATGACTGACAACATGACTAACGTGTCATTTGTGCTTGAGGGCATAGAGGGAATCGAGAACAATAATACTACCGGAGAGATGTGGTTCCTCTGCATCAACGGAGAGCCAGCTGAAGCAGACTTCGGAATGAACCCTGTAAGTGCCGGGGACAATCTCAGCTTCTGGTACACAACAGAGGAAGGTGGAGAAGCCGCAATCGAGAATGCAACCTACGTGGTTAACATCACTGTTAACGAAATGATGGCAAGAGAAACCATCATCCAGGCAGCACAGAACCAGACGAGATTAACTACGTTTGTAAACGCAACGAAGGCTGCAAACCTGACGCAGGCCCTGAACGAAACCGGCCCGTTTACGGTCTTTGTTCCGAGCAACGAAGCCTTCGATCAGCTGCCTGCACAAACACGTGATCAGCTTATGAACAATACCACCCTGCTAAGGAAAGTTCTTTCCTATCATGTGGCCAGCGGAGAGTATACCCGTGAACAGCTTGCCAGCATGGATGCCGTTGATAATATTCAGGGCGGCACGCTCGACATCAATATGGTAGGGGACAATATCACAATACAAAACTCGACTATCGAGCAGATAATCATTGTGAAAAATGGAGTTATCTACATAATCGATAAAGTGATCATCCCTCCGGACAGCGGGATTCCTTCCGATGGAAACCAGACCGATGGAAACCAGACCGATGGAAACCAGACTGACGGAAATCAGACCGATGGAAATCAGACCGATGGAAATCTGACTGACGGAAACCAGACTGAAGATCTGGGAGGAGATTGGTACTTCTTCTCAGTCCCCTTCGAAGCCAACAATACAAGCGTTGATTATCTGCTTTCGGATGTGAACTATAGCTCACTGATTTACTACAACGCTTCAACCAAACTCTTCGAAGACGTCTCAAACATTGAACCTCTGAAGGGCTACTGGATCAATGTCCCCAACGGAACCGAGTTCAATGCTGAAGATCAGTTTGCTTCCGTTGAGAAAAAGCTGGTTACCGTTCCGCCGAGCCTGCAGACCTATCAGGGTTGGAACGCGCTGGGTTCACCTGTAAACGAGACTGTCTCTGCACAAACTGCGTTTGCATCCATTAACGACACGTATGCAAAAGTTGTCGGGCCCTGGGTGCCGGGCAATAACACTACGGGTTACTACCAGTATGTCGCATACAACGACCTTAACGGGACCCTGGAAGAAAACCAGTTAGGTGCGGACGAATTAGAAGTCGAACCTTATCAGGGTTACTGGGTCTTTGTGAAAGAGGAAAGCCTGTATGCTTGA
- a CDS encoding mechanosensitive ion channel family protein yields the protein MVGTEITDSLYAMFDQFIAFIPTLVAIIILIIVGIILGKFLGKIGAKILDKIGLDDLVDKTVIGGMIKRGQMSTVGFFDAVIRWFVYIIFALIILDILNIGVVNNFVDLVIFYIPLVISALIVLLIGLLIVDFISDLLKNLLISTGVDEKLEQTTFGASIKSGGLTASGIVAGIFRIFGYLIFLTAASDILRLNMISILLIDITQYLPRVIIAILILVIGILSIDIVMDYLSNTVKGMEIEGADIILPLLRGFLLLIVILVALDTMLIDTSILYLFFGPLAWGIAFVVAFKYGVKDAIVAYARERK from the coding sequence ATGGTTGGAACAGAAATTACGGATAGTCTGTATGCTATGTTTGACCAGTTCATAGCTTTTATTCCTACATTGGTAGCCATAATTATTCTTATTATTGTAGGAATAATATTGGGAAAGTTTCTCGGAAAGATCGGTGCGAAAATACTGGACAAAATAGGACTTGATGATCTGGTTGACAAAACCGTGATAGGTGGAATGATAAAACGAGGACAGATGAGTACGGTAGGCTTTTTTGATGCAGTCATCCGCTGGTTCGTCTACATCATCTTCGCTTTAATCATTCTGGATATTCTGAACATCGGGGTTGTGAATAATTTCGTTGATCTCGTAATATTCTACATCCCGCTTGTAATCTCTGCTCTCATTGTCCTGCTTATAGGTTTGCTGATTGTGGACTTCATTAGCGACCTGCTCAAGAATCTACTTATTTCGACCGGAGTAGATGAGAAACTTGAACAGACAACTTTTGGAGCTTCGATTAAATCCGGGGGGTTGACAGCTTCAGGCATTGTGGCTGGAATTTTCAGAATATTTGGGTATCTGATTTTCCTGACGGCTGCGTCTGATATCCTGCGGTTAAATATGATTAGCATTCTGTTGATAGATATTACTCAATACTTGCCACGTGTCATCATAGCTATCCTGATTCTGGTGATAGGAATTCTTTCTATAGACATAGTAATGGACTACCTGAGTAATACTGTCAAGGGCATGGAGATAGAAGGAGCAGATATCATTCTTCCTCTCCTCAGAGGTTTCCTGCTTCTTATTGTGATTCTGGTTGCTCTGGATACGATGCTAATTGATACCAGTATTCTCTACCTGTTCTTCGGACCGCTGGCATGGGGAATTGCATTTGTGGTGGCATTCAAATACGGAGTCAAAGACGCTATTGTTGCGTATGCCAGAGAAAGGAAGTAA